In Flavobacterium sp. 83, the genomic window GCGATGTTTTTAAATTTAAAATAATCAATCCTATATTTACTACAATATAAGAAATTAAGTTGCTGTAAAACCCTTTTATATCTTCTACTTGCTTTTTTGCTATATAATAGCGTTCCTCGTTCAGATGCTTATTTTCCATACTTTTTTATAATTTATTCCAGACTTAAAATCAAAAACTATTTCCAAGATTTTTTTTCGTCTTGCCTTTGCAAAATCTCTTTAATTTTCCTTTCTTCCCAACGAGAACTATATCCAAAAACCTTTAGAGCGTGCATAACCAATCCAAAGCCCCAACCTGCAGCCGAAAACCAGAACCATTGAAATTGAGGCGAATATGTTAGGTTAATAAATATCAAAAGTGGGATGACACAACAATAAGAAATCAAGTTCCCATAAAATCCTTTGAGTTCTTCAACACGTTTTTTAGCTCTGTAATAGGCTGTATTTTCACTAAAATTGGCACTACTTTCCATAACTGAAATTTGCTTCGTTAAAATGGGTATTTTAACGGTAAAGGTTTTTTCATTTTGCTCAATCAATACTTTTCTATTGGTAATAATCCCATAACGATTGATGATATTTTGCAATCCTACACCCTGGCGATCCTGCAACACTTCTTTCTTTTGAAAATCGTTTTGCACAGCAAGATAGTCCCCTTCTATTGTTATGCGAATGTGTAACGGTTTTTGTTCACTAACCGCATTGTGTTTTACCGTATTCTCCAATAAAAGCTGCAAAGAAAGCGGCACAACTTTGGCTTCTGGATTTATAATCGAAATTGGCAATTCATAAAACAAGCTATTTTCAAAGCGCATTTTAAGCAGGTTCATATAGGTTTTGGCAAAAGCCAACTCTTCTTCAACTGAAACCAGCTCCTTATCTTTTTGTTCCAATACATACCGATAAATTTTCGACAATGAAGTCGTAAATCGTTGTGCATTATCAGGATTTTCTTCAATTAAAGAGCTTAAAACATTCAAACTATTGAAAAGAAAATGTGGGTCAATCTGGTTTTTTAAACTTTCAAATTTTGCCGAAGCTGTTCCTGCAATTATTTTTTGTTGTGTTACTTCTTTTCTTGATGCCTGTTTCCAATTGGCCATGAAACTCCGTGCATGCATGAAAGTCGAAACCCCCAATGAAAGTATGATGTAAAATAAATGAACCCATATCATTCTGTCATTAAAAAACTCACTTGGATTCATTTTTTGAAAAATCACAAAAGTGATATAATCAATCCCTAAAACAACCGGAACCGTATACAAAACCGTAGCAATTATTCCGAAATACACTCTCAAATTAGTATGCTCCAGCCAATCCCATTTTTTATCCAATAAAGAATTTATTACTCCATTTCCAAAGCCTATTCCAAAAGAATACAACGAACTTACCCAAAAAGTAGTGATAACCGTTTCAAAATCAAAACGCCCCTGAATTAAAGAAAATACAAAAGTGAAAATCAATGCAATTTTAAGGGAGATAATTGTTCCCTTTTTAAATTCTGTGTAGGTATGTATTCTTTGATTTCCCATTTTAACTTTAATTTTATTATCTAGCAAATCTTATTTACAGTTTTGCAATGCTGCTGTCGCTCTATCCAATCCCCATTTTGGAGAGAAAGGAGTTTCTGGTTTAAAAGTAGCAAAAAGTCCGATTGATTTTTCAATTTGTGCGCACAAAGGTTTGGTGTCAATTCCAGTCCATTTTGCTCCGCCTATTTGAAACTCAGCTTTACCAAAAACTACTCTTGGGTTTTCTGGTGCAATTGCTTCCGCTTTGGCATACAACTCCATTGTTTTTCCTGATAATTTCATTCCGTTTG contains:
- a CDS encoding histidine kinase; amino-acid sequence: MGNQRIHTYTEFKKGTIISLKIALIFTFVFSLIQGRFDFETVITTFWVSSLYSFGIGFGNGVINSLLDKKWDWLEHTNLRVYFGIIATVLYTVPVVLGIDYITFVIFQKMNPSEFFNDRMIWVHLFYIILSLGVSTFMHARSFMANWKQASRKEVTQQKIIAGTASAKFESLKNQIDPHFLFNSLNVLSSLIEENPDNAQRFTTSLSKIYRYVLEQKDKELVSVEEELAFAKTYMNLLKMRFENSLFYELPISIINPEAKVVPLSLQLLLENTVKHNAVSEQKPLHIRITIEGDYLAVQNDFQKKEVLQDRQGVGLQNIINRYGIITNRKVLIEQNEKTFTVKIPILTKQISVMESSANFSENTAYYRAKKRVEELKGFYGNLISYCCVIPLLIFINLTYSPQFQWFWFSAAGWGFGLVMHALKVFGYSSRWEERKIKEILQRQDEKKSWK